A region from the Schistocerca serialis cubense isolate TAMUIC-IGC-003099 chromosome 1, iqSchSeri2.2, whole genome shotgun sequence genome encodes:
- the LOC126476178 gene encoding uncharacterized protein LOC126476178 has protein sequence MDRGPTSIHRMPPELTQKIFSYLPDDDLVNCAFHVCRRWKEIATCTKLWGTRKLCVRDKNLGSQLSDLLWNTALLRFFCVKKASAFRAKYSGGNLVVNNGPVNSSADLSLAQFKACAFMSHVKSVKMEDDILVMCLGDPEDRPTPRKEIVCKPKNVTAHKSCNVKPEEHKNCLFEGSVSGSKVGDVVVVTRLGPPEQSVYNPGPAPPKAPEVHKKDESGPKEKPKYCGFGDEALATVFSCCPALESLDLWGLQLSDNTLQLLALCRQLTAFRLAKCTGVTSLGSLARCRKLSHLTVDTCPDLGAAALRQLAQMPSLESIELYECDMSGFPFAQIVPGLPLLSSITIVNCKGFSQKDLSLFDREDLDLTIEFAQNAADP, from the coding sequence ATGGATCGAGGACCAACATCCATACACAGGATGCCTCCAGAGTTGACacagaagatattttcatacttgCCAGATGACGACCTTGTCAACTGCGCTTTCCACGTGTGCAGAAGATGGAAGGAAATAGCAACCTGCACCAAACTGTGGGGAACGCGGAAGCTATGTGTGAGAGACAAAAACCTCGGATCTCAGCTGTCAGATCTGCTGTGGAACACTGCCTTGTTGCGTTTCTTCTGCGTCAAGAAAGCGAGCGCTTTTCGCGCCAAGTACAGCGGTGGCAACCTCGTGGTGAATAATGGCCCAGTCAACAGCTCCGCCGACCTCAGTCTGGCCCAGTTCAAGGCGTGTGCCTTCATGAGTCACGTCAAGAGTGTAAAAATGGAGGACGACATCCTCGTCATGTGTCTAGGTGACCCAGAGGACAGGCCCACTCCCCGCAAGGAGATCGTATGCAAGCCAAAGAATGTTACGGCTCATAAATCGTGCAACGTTAAGCCGGAGGAGCACAAGAACTGCCTGTTCGAGGGTTCGGTGAGTGGGTCGAAGGTAGGAGACGTCGTGGTGGTTACCAGACTGGGCCCGCCTGAGCAGAGTGTGTACAATCCTGGTCCCGCGCCTCCCAAAGCTCCGGAGGTCCACAAAAAGGACGAAAGCGGCCCGAAAGAGAAGCCGAAGTACTGTGGCTTTGGGGACGAGGCCCTGGCCACGGTGTTCAGCTGCTGTCCCGCATTGGAGAGCCTCGACCTGTGGGGACTGCAGCTGTCGGACAACACGCTGCAGCTGCTGGCGCTCTGCAGGCAGCTAACGGCCTTCAGGCTGGCCAAGTGCACCGGAGTGACGTCACTGGGTTCGCTGGCGCGCTGCAGAAAGCTGTCCCACTTGACTGTGGACACCTGCCCAGACCTCGGGGCGGCCGCGCTGCGGCAGCTCGCCCAGATGCCCAGCCTCGAGTCCATCGAGCTGTACGAGTGCGACATGTCTGGCTTCCCGTTCGCGCAGATCGTTCCTGGCCTGCCACTGCTCTCAAGCATCACCATCGTCAACTGCAAAGGTTTCAGCCAGAAGGATCTGTCCCTCTTCGACAGAGAAGACTTGGACCTTACCATAGAGTTTGCGCAGAATGCAGCAGATCCTTAG